From the Planktothrix serta PCC 8927 genome, the window CCCCCTAAATCCCCCTTAAAAAGGGGGACTTGGATCTCCTGTTCCCCCCTTGTTAAGGGGGGTTAGGGGGGATCTAGGACGCTTCAAAAAAATCAAACAACTTTCGGTAACAAGCCTATGGGGGCTACCCCAACCCTACGACTATTCCCTGTTCCCTGTCTTCTTAATAGTCACTGTAAACTGTCTCCTAACTAATTACTGTTTACTGACAACTGATTTCGGCCAAGGAATCTGATCAATTTTAACTAATTTTTCAGAAACAGCAACCGCACCATATTGATTTAAGTGACTCGGATCAGAAAAATAATGATGATTTTGTAACCATTCTCTCGATAAATCAATAAAAATCAATTCAGTTTCTTTGCTAATAGATTGCATCAGATCTTGGAATTTATCTTCATAAGCTGTGCGAATCGGATCAAGATAATCTTCTGTAAGTGGCATATTGACAAACACAATATCAACATTTTTCGATTGCACATATTCAATTAGGCTTTTTAAAGCAGTGGTTTGTTTTCCCTCTAATTGAAATCCTTGATAATCTCCATCATAATAACCTGAAACTTGAGAATGAGCTTGATAGTAAACTTCAGGACTAAATTGAATCGATATCGGTAAAAATCCATTGGGTTGAAACTGGGAGGTTTCTACTTCTTGATTATTGGAAGGTTCGGCTTCATCAACTGGCGATTCAACCTGGGGTTGAAAAGCTTGTCCCTTAATCATAGACTGTAATAGAAATTTGAGACTATCCCGTTGTTCATAAGCTTTTGATCCTCCAACAAATTGTTGATTTAAACGGGTTTGAAACTGCTCAAAACTTAACTCTCCTTGACGAAATTTTTCAGCGAAATCCCCTAAATTATATTGCCAATCCAGAGTAAATGATTTTTCCTCCTCAACTTGAGATTTGATCTGAAACGTTCCTTGAGCAATTTGTTCATAGCCTTCTGAGGTTGAGATCGTTTCATAAGTTCGATCTACTCGACCACTATTGAGGGCCCGAACTCCATCCGCCAGAATAACCAACCTCGGCAATTGTTCAGGAGGCAAAATCTGACGAATAATCAAATCAACTACCTGTAAGGTTGCCCCATTTACCCCAAAATTATAAACTTTTAACCCTCCATAACCGCGTAATCGTAACTCTTGTTCTAAAACCCCCGGATCAATCCCTCGTAATGCTCGAGAACTGCCAATTACTAGAATATCAGGCGGTCGTTTTTCCGTCAAAATATAATGTTGATATCGAGCTAATTGCTCATCTAGTTGGGCGCTTTTAAATGTTGGATAAAGAAATTGAGCTAACTTACAGGCTTCTAGCCCTAATTTTTGATTCGATAAACTGCACTTTTTGGTTTCCAGAGTCGAGGAAATAAAATTACTGGCATTAAATACACCATTTTCTTTAGAATTATTCTGATTTCGAGTCAAATCTGATGCGATCACAACTTCTGAGGTTTTTTCCTCTACATTACTCTGATTAGCAGGTATTATTCCCGTTTTGCTAATCCCATTCATCGGAATTTCAACTAACCATTGACCTAAGATTCCATCTAGTTGTACCACTAGAAATCCTCCCAAAGTTCCCCAAACCAAAGCTAAGGCAATTTTTTGATAACGGCGAGTTCTCAGATCTTGAACAGAAACCATCATGGCTTCACGCAACACAAACAAACGGGTCGCAACCAACCCTTGCGCGATCGCCTCGACACTCCGATCTAAAACCCCTCGCCAATGGGGATAAATCAGGCTTTGGGGTCGGGGAGAATCTGTCTCCAGACCCTCCAGATTTAAGTCAGGACGGAGAACTAAACTACCCGCTACAGAGGTGCCATGACTGGCCTCAACATGGGTTTCGGATTCCTCCGTTGGGGTGACAAAATCCGGTAAAGTCGAGGGAACAGTATCCGGTTGAGTGGTTTTTAAATAAACGCCATAGCGCCATAACGGAAGTTTTTGTCCCGATCGACGGCCATAAATTCTAACCCCAGCAATGCCGCTAATGCGATGGCTGCGTAAAAATTGAGCAATAACGGGAGCAACCTGAGACTGAGACGGACAAGTGGCGGCTTCCGTCATGACGTGCAGTAATTCTCCTTTTTGTAATAACAGTACCCGAATCCCGCCTGTAGCCAGTTTTAGCTCTAAATCGGGATTAATTAAACGACTGAGAATAAAGCGTAAGGCGGAAAGATTGCCATGTTCGGCTAAAGTTAAGGCCGTTGGTTGTAAGTCAGAATGTTTGGCCGCAGGTAAATTCAGCCAATCAATCCAAATCGGAGCACCGGGTTTAGGGTTTGTTGTAGTGGTTTCTAAACCATATACCGTTGCTGCACAAATCCCTTGGGGAGCGAGAAGATCCAATAGGGGGGTCACGATATCCATGACCGTTTGTTTATCGGGAACTTGACGTTTACGAGATGAAGTTGTGCAGTGACAGAATAAATGCAGCGTTGATTCTTTTAAGGTGGTTCGGACTTCCACCTGAAATTGACTAAATTTATCATTAAGCAATCGTGCGATCGCCTGTTCATCTCCCCAACGACCCCACTCTTTAAGAATTTTGTCCGGTGGGGTTAAATCAATTCGTAACATCCAGTCGGGAGTTGATTCCCCCTGGACTTGTAACAAAATACAAGCATCCCGAAACCCTTCAAGCTGCAACTGTCGTAATCGTTGAGCAATGGGTTGAGCCAATAAGGACGGATCGGGACTATAAGCTGATTCACAC encodes:
- a CDS encoding DUF1574 family protein; translation: MKGNKTVVTAEGSALTQWAEQAVGLAEVQVQTRLRGNHLHVLCEAPISPNEKSVTSHFSSALTQTNLTALLPPNQPIYKIFLSGRSIGAKRPDWTVKLEYTELQYQAWCSPSEPSESPPIEEQTNRFGEKGHNPFAKITGLFRRSKKQARRTVPPEPTLSSSIEPPDQRLIEPDLEPDLEPNLEPQPTHTHWTEAETQPFSLLADDGLAFSSMSVELTPVEEVGGAPEAGGAGGAGEACRDVAYNVSTQPTVNSQPPTVNSQQPTIEVSTESLARQGYPDAIASYLSEILGGLGVGVKVTIREKSAKVKKTEKQQHEDETARRLWVLCESAYSPDPSLLAQPIAQRLRQLQLEGFRDACILLQVQGESTPDWMLRIDLTPPDKILKEWGRWGDEQAIARLLNDKFSQFQVEVRTTLKESTLHLFCHCTTSSRKRQVPDKQTVMDIVTPLLDLLAPQGICAATVYGLETTTTNPKPGAPIWIDWLNLPAAKHSDLQPTALTLAEHGNLSALRFILSRLINPDLELKLATGGIRVLLLQKGELLHVMTEAATCPSQSQVAPVIAQFLRSHRISGIAGVRIYGRRSGQKLPLWRYGVYLKTTQPDTVPSTLPDFVTPTEESETHVEASHGTSVAGSLVLRPDLNLEGLETDSPRPQSLIYPHWRGVLDRSVEAIAQGLVATRLFVLREAMMVSVQDLRTRRYQKIALALVWGTLGGFLVVQLDGILGQWLVEIPMNGISKTGIIPANQSNVEEKTSEVVIASDLTRNQNNSKENGVFNASNFISSTLETKKCSLSNQKLGLEACKLAQFLYPTFKSAQLDEQLARYQHYILTEKRPPDILVIGSSRALRGIDPGVLEQELRLRGYGGLKVYNFGVNGATLQVVDLIIRQILPPEQLPRLVILADGVRALNSGRVDRTYETISTSEGYEQIAQGTFQIKSQVEEEKSFTLDWQYNLGDFAEKFRQGELSFEQFQTRLNQQFVGGSKAYEQRDSLKFLLQSMIKGQAFQPQVESPVDEAEPSNNQEVETSQFQPNGFLPISIQFSPEVYYQAHSQVSGYYDGDYQGFQLEGKQTTALKSLIEYVQSKNVDIVFVNMPLTEDYLDPIRTAYEDKFQDLMQSISKETELIFIDLSREWLQNHHYFSDPSHLNQYGAVAVSEKLVKIDQIPWPKSVVSKQ